From the genome of Flavobacterium luteolum, one region includes:
- a CDS encoding DinB family protein codes for MKAAELLDNEYSGHFGTYVKAAGDGILIEELEISLHEFIRFVQNIPMDKFDYRYAEGKWTIKDIIQHVIDTERIFAYRALRFSRNDKTPLPSFEENDYADNTNSNSRSIQDLLTEFSAVRHSTLLFYKSLSEEQLKRIGTASNNPISVRALGFVMIGHQKHHQKVFEERYL; via the coding sequence ATGAAAGCAGCAGAATTATTAGATAATGAATATTCAGGCCATTTTGGAACCTATGTAAAAGCAGCTGGAGATGGAATTTTGATTGAAGAATTAGAAATTTCACTTCATGAGTTTATCCGATTTGTGCAAAATATTCCAATGGATAAATTTGATTATCGCTACGCGGAAGGGAAGTGGACGATCAAAGATATCATTCAGCATGTTATTGATACTGAAAGAATTTTTGCATATCGCGCTTTGCGTTTTTCAAGAAACGATAAAACGCCTTTGCCAAGTTTTGAAGAAAATGATTATGCAGATAACACAAACTCAAACAGCAGAAGTATTCAAGATTTGCTTACTGAGTTTTCAGCTGTAAGACATTCGACTTTATTGTTTTACAAAAGTTTATCTGAAGAACAACTAAAAAGAATTGGAACAGCATCTAATAATCCGATTTCTGTTCGTGCTTTAGGTTTTGTCATGATTGGGCATCAGAAACATCATCAAAAAGTTTTTGAAGAAAGATATTTGTAA
- a CDS encoding helix-turn-helix domain-containing protein, with protein MVNIDDFVKRLESVLDYYGLNASAFADKIGVQRSSMSHLLSGRNKPSLDFIMKILEVFPDVDLYWILIGKGTFPKSNNEESTEIEKTSSPIVSNENMGNDLFSVVEINSEEEKIETKKSHVLKNEKFSLQDDEIEKIVIFYKNGTFKAYSP; from the coding sequence ATGGTAAACATAGATGATTTTGTAAAAAGACTTGAATCTGTATTGGATTATTATGGTTTAAACGCATCTGCATTTGCTGATAAAATTGGTGTACAACGTTCTAGTATGTCTCACCTTTTATCAGGAAGAAATAAGCCAAGTTTAGATTTTATAATGAAAATTCTAGAAGTTTTTCCAGATGTAGATTTATATTGGATTCTGATCGGAAAAGGAACTTTTCCTAAAAGCAATAACGAGGAATCGACAGAAATTGAAAAAACTTCCTCTCCTATTGTATCGAATGAGAATATGGGGAATGATTTATTTTCGGTTGTAGAAATAAATTCGGAAGAAGAAAAAATAGAAACCAAAAAATCTCATGTTCTAAAAAATGAAAAATTTAGTTTGCAAGATGATGAAATTGAAAAAATAGTGATATTCTATAAAAACGGCACTTTTAAGGCCTATTCTCCATAG
- a CDS encoding phosphoenolpyruvate carboxylase has translation MYTLPKIERFNQDVLSKYHIYNSVFITLPFDSIDNTGVLLPLFTETCETGFKKQETPKEIVDFFSNKFLNNVSEDEKIDLMFRFIQYIERQIVLFDAIEDAAFPEVNNMEGRGSLRDIKEKSDAKEKDDELIEFLESFNVRTVLTAHPTQFYPGPVLGIINDLTEAIRKNDLLEIKQLLAQLGKTPFIQKEKPNPYDEAVSLIWYLENVFYATAGEIVHYLQKNILHGNSIENQLIKLGFWPGGDRDGNPFVTTDITLKVADRLRTSILKCYYVEMRNLKRKLTFSGVDDLVAELEHKLYRSVFYSKGDIFITLEELLTQLNKIRSIIIEKHQSLYLDELDALLVKINLFGFHFATLDIRQNSKIHNAVFKDVVNYYLNSGSDVFPKNYFELTEDQKIDVLSKVKGNLNPADFESEITRYTLESVQAIKTIQQNNGEEGANRYIISNNESALNVMETFAMIRLNNWEKPTVDIIPLFESVDDLQNAHSIMEQLYTNPEYAKHLKSRGNKQTIMLGFSDGTKDGGYLMANWSIYQAKISLTKISREYGIKAIFFDGRGGPPARGGGKTHKFYASLGPKIENNEIQITVQGQTISSNFGTLDSCRYNIENLLSAGVTNQVFSKEKNELTADETQILTDLANLGYDKYLSFKNHPKFIPYLEKMSTLKYYSKTNIGSRPSKRSKSESLDFADLRAIPFVGSWSQLKQNVPGFFGVGSALKHFEESGQWDKVSDLYHNSLFFKTLLENSMMSLAKSFLPLTAYMKNDPEFGEFWQIIYDEFSETKRLLLKIAGHKTLMENYPDGIASIQIRERIVLPLLTIQQYALLRINELNKAEVPNEELVKVYEKIVTRSLFGNTNASRNSA, from the coding sequence ATGTATACGTTGCCGAAAATTGAGCGTTTTAATCAAGACGTTCTCTCAAAATACCACATTTATAATAGTGTTTTTATAACATTACCTTTTGATTCTATAGACAATACGGGAGTTTTACTTCCTTTGTTTACAGAGACTTGCGAAACGGGCTTTAAAAAACAGGAAACACCAAAAGAAATTGTAGATTTCTTCTCAAATAAATTCTTAAACAACGTTTCTGAAGATGAAAAAATCGATTTAATGTTTCGATTTATTCAATATATAGAACGTCAAATTGTATTGTTTGACGCTATTGAAGACGCTGCTTTTCCAGAGGTTAACAATATGGAAGGACGCGGATCTCTTCGTGACATTAAAGAGAAATCTGATGCAAAAGAGAAAGATGATGAATTGATCGAATTTCTTGAAAGCTTTAATGTTCGTACAGTTTTAACAGCACACCCAACTCAATTTTATCCTGGACCAGTTTTAGGAATTATCAATGACTTGACAGAAGCGATTCGTAAAAATGATCTTTTGGAGATTAAACAATTACTTGCTCAGTTAGGAAAAACACCTTTCATTCAGAAAGAAAAGCCAAATCCTTACGACGAAGCTGTAAGTTTAATTTGGTATCTAGAGAACGTATTTTATGCTACTGCTGGAGAAATTGTGCATTATCTGCAGAAAAATATTTTACACGGAAATTCAATTGAGAACCAATTAATCAAATTAGGATTTTGGCCAGGTGGTGATCGTGATGGAAATCCTTTTGTTACTACAGATATAACGCTTAAAGTTGCAGATCGTTTGCGTACTTCAATTTTAAAGTGCTATTATGTAGAAATGAGAAATTTAAAACGTAAGCTAACTTTCTCTGGTGTAGATGATTTGGTTGCAGAACTTGAACATAAACTTTATCGTTCTGTATTTTATTCTAAAGGAGATATTTTTATCACATTAGAGGAATTATTAACACAACTGAACAAAATTCGAAGTATAATTATTGAGAAACATCAATCTTTATATTTGGATGAATTGGACGCGCTTCTAGTAAAAATTAATTTATTCGGATTCCATTTTGCTACTTTAGATATTCGTCAGAATAGTAAAATTCACAACGCGGTTTTCAAAGATGTTGTAAACTATTATTTGAATTCGGGTTCTGATGTTTTTCCGAAAAATTATTTCGAATTGACAGAAGATCAAAAAATTGATGTTTTATCGAAAGTTAAGGGGAATCTAAATCCTGCTGATTTTGAAAGTGAAATTACAAGATACACTTTAGAGTCCGTACAAGCAATTAAAACCATTCAGCAAAATAATGGCGAAGAAGGAGCAAATCGTTATATCATTAGTAATAACGAAAGTGCCTTGAATGTAATGGAAACTTTTGCGATGATTCGTTTGAATAATTGGGAAAAACCAACTGTAGATATTATTCCGCTTTTTGAATCTGTAGACGATTTGCAAAATGCGCATTCTATAATGGAGCAGTTGTATACCAATCCAGAATATGCTAAACATTTGAAATCTAGAGGAAACAAACAAACAATTATGCTTGGATTCTCTGATGGAACTAAAGATGGCGGTTATTTAATGGCGAACTGGAGTATTTATCAAGCTAAAATTTCATTAACAAAAATCTCTCGAGAATACGGAATTAAAGCTATTTTCTTTGATGGACGTGGTGGACCTCCTGCTCGTGGCGGTGGAAAAACACATAAATTCTATGCATCTCTTGGGCCAAAAATTGAAAACAACGAAATTCAGATTACAGTTCAAGGGCAAACGATTAGCTCTAATTTTGGAACTTTAGATTCTTGTCGTTATAATATCGAGAATTTATTAAGTGCAGGTGTTACCAATCAAGTTTTTAGCAAAGAGAAAAATGAACTGACTGCAGATGAAACTCAAATCTTGACAGATTTAGCTAATTTGGGTTATGATAAATATTTAAGCTTCAAAAATCATCCGAAATTTATTCCGTACTTAGAAAAAATGAGTACGCTGAAATATTATTCAAAAACGAACATTGGAAGCCGTCCTTCAAAAAGAAGCAAATCTGAATCATTGGATTTTGCCGATTTAAGAGCAATTCCGTTTGTAGGTTCATGGAGTCAGTTGAAACAAAATGTACCAGGATTCTTTGGAGTTGGTTCAGCTTTAAAACATTTTGAGGAATCTGGACAATGGGATAAAGTAAGTGATTTGTATCATAATTCATTATTTTTCAAAACATTGCTTGAAAATAGTATGATGTCGTTAGCAAAATCTTTCTTGCCATTGACCGCTTATATGAAAAATGATCCTGAGTTTGGTGAATTCTGGCAGATTATCTACGATGAATTCTCAGAAACGAAACGTCTTTTATTGAAAATTGCTGGACACAAAACCTTGATGGAAAATTATCCTGATGGTATTGCCTCAATTCAGATTAGAGAGCGTATTGTTTTGCCGTTATTGACTATTCAGCAATATGCTTTATTGAGAATTAACGAATTAAACAAAGCTGAAGTTCCTAATGAAGAATTAGTTAAAGTTTACGAGAAAATCGTAACAAGATCATTATTTGGAAATACGAACGCAAGTAGAAATTCAGCTTAA
- a CDS encoding Lrp/AsnC family transcriptional regulator, with protein MSKFRLDEVDHQILDMLIDNTRVPFTDIAKKLLISAGTVHVRVKKMEDAGIIMGSSLALDYDKLGYSFIAYVGVFLNNTSQTKFVLERINQIPFVTVASVTTGKFNIFCKIRAKDTKHAKEVIFMIDDIDGVYRTETMISLEESINDKKRLMHTIFKNM; from the coding sequence ATGAGTAAATTTCGTTTAGATGAAGTAGATCACCAGATTTTAGATATGTTAATAGACAATACGAGAGTTCCGTTTACTGACATTGCAAAAAAACTATTGATATCTGCTGGTACAGTACACGTTAGAGTTAAAAAGATGGAAGATGCCGGTATCATCATGGGATCTTCATTAGCCTTAGATTACGATAAATTAGGTTATTCATTTATTGCTTATGTTGGGGTTTTCCTTAATAATACATCTCAGACTAAATTTGTATTAGAGCGAATCAATCAAATTCCATTCGTAACTGTAGCTTCTGTAACTACTGGAAAATTCAATATCTTTTGCAAAATTAGAGCAAAAGACACTAAGCACGCGAAAGAGGTTATCTTTATGATTGACGATATTGATGGTGTTTACAGAACAGAAACTATGATTTCATTAGAGGAAAGTATAAACGATAAGAAGCGTTTGATGCATACTATTTTCAAAAATATGTAA
- a CDS encoding M14 family metallopeptidase, with the protein MNLEQLFTQYKEQSISGRYITLDHIKPLLDKLNTNGQVQTIGTSVLGEPIYSYQVGTGKTRAYLWSQMHGNESTTTKALFDFINLLNDNTDFAKQMLETFTFYCIPMLNPDGARLYTRANANEIDLNRDSQDLTQPESKVLREVFEKFKPDFCFNLHDQRTIFGAGTTGKPATVSFLAPSYNEEREVNDNRLKAINVIAGINEELQKYIPGQVGRFDDSFNINCIGDTFQFLGVPTILFEAGHFPGDYEREITRKFIFFALIQSFKLISENDLVDNRFGEYLNISQNNVVFYDFMYKNVKINYDGIEIITNFVAQYKEELIENKIHFNAYIVEVGELENYFGHYEYDAKGAEYSDDFQNFPKTDQKANFYLNKNVKFVNGLIKS; encoded by the coding sequence ATGAATTTAGAACAGCTTTTTACTCAATACAAGGAACAGTCTATCTCTGGCAGATATATCACTTTAGACCATATTAAACCACTTTTAGATAAACTAAATACAAATGGTCAAGTGCAGACTATTGGCACATCTGTTCTAGGCGAACCTATATATAGTTATCAAGTCGGAACTGGAAAAACTCGTGCTTATCTTTGGTCACAAATGCATGGAAACGAAAGCACAACGACAAAAGCTCTATTTGATTTCATTAATTTATTGAATGATAATACCGATTTTGCAAAGCAAATGCTAGAGACTTTTACGTTTTACTGTATACCAATGCTTAATCCAGATGGAGCAAGACTTTACACAAGAGCAAATGCTAATGAAATAGATCTAAATCGTGATTCGCAAGATCTTACACAACCAGAAAGTAAAGTTTTACGTGAAGTATTTGAAAAATTTAAACCAGATTTCTGTTTTAATCTACACGATCAGCGTACAATATTTGGAGCAGGCACAACTGGAAAACCTGCAACAGTATCTTTTTTGGCTCCTTCTTATAATGAAGAAAGGGAAGTGAATGACAATAGATTAAAAGCTATAAATGTAATTGCTGGAATCAATGAAGAACTTCAAAAATATATTCCAGGACAAGTTGGACGTTTCGATGACTCCTTCAATATTAATTGTATAGGAGACACTTTTCAATTTTTAGGTGTTCCAACTATACTATTTGAGGCAGGACACTTTCCTGGGGATTATGAGCGCGAAATTACAAGAAAATTCATATTTTTCGCGTTAATTCAGAGCTTCAAACTGATATCCGAAAACGATTTAGTTGATAATAGATTTGGCGAATATTTGAATATTTCACAAAATAATGTGGTTTTTTATGATTTTATGTATAAAAATGTCAAAATAAATTATGATGGTATCGAAATTATTACGAATTTTGTCGCACAATACAAAGAAGAATTAATCGAAAATAAGATTCATTTTAACGCTTACATTGTTGAAGTAGGCGAGTTGGAAAATTATTTTGGTCACTACGAATACGACGCAAAAGGCGCAGAATATTCGGACGATTTCCAAAACTTTCCTAAAACGGATCAAAAAGCAAATTTTTATTTAAATAAAAATGTTAAATTTGTTAACGGATTAATAAAAAGTTAA
- a CDS encoding 1-acyl-sn-glycerol-3-phosphate acyltransferase translates to MKKLFYKFIFFKLMGWKIVGIENAEVKKCVLVVMPHTSNHDFYIGLFTRGISGLQMNFVAKKELFRFPFGFYFRNVGGEPLDRSGGLNKVDAIATIFERKEVFRLAVAPEGTRKKVNELKTGFYFIALKAKVPIVPVAFDWGKKEVNLGKPFLPTGDYEADFEVLKEHYKGVLGKIPENGIKL, encoded by the coding sequence ATGAAAAAACTATTTTACAAATTCATCTTTTTCAAGCTAATGGGCTGGAAAATAGTAGGAATCGAAAACGCCGAAGTAAAAAAATGTGTATTGGTGGTGATGCCTCATACGAGTAATCATGACTTTTACATTGGTCTTTTTACCCGAGGCATATCTGGATTACAGATGAATTTTGTAGCAAAGAAGGAATTATTTAGATTTCCTTTTGGATTTTATTTTCGAAATGTTGGTGGAGAACCACTAGATCGTTCTGGCGGATTGAACAAAGTTGATGCAATAGCCACAATTTTTGAACGAAAAGAAGTCTTTCGTTTGGCTGTGGCTCCAGAAGGAACTAGAAAAAAAGTGAATGAGCTAAAAACAGGATTTTATTTTATTGCGCTTAAAGCGAAAGTGCCAATTGTTCCTGTTGCTTTTGATTGGGGAAAAAAAGAAGTAAATCTTGGTAAGCCATTTTTGCCAACCGGAGATTATGAAGCCGATTTCGAAGTTTTGAAAGAACATTATAAAGGTGTTTTAGGAAAAATTCCTGAAAACGGAATTAAATTGTAA